CGACCTGCGATTCCTTGATGGCAAAGACCGCCGGAATCCCTTCGATCTGGAAATAACTGGCGAGTTCCGGGTTTTCATCCGTGTTCACCTTGGCGATGACCACCGTTCCCTGTCTCTCGCCGGCGATTTTTTCGAGGAGCGGTCCCAGCCGTCGGCAAGGTTCACACCAAGGAGCCCAAAAGTCGATCAGTACCAGCGTATCTTTGGAACGTTCGATGACATCGGCCTGGAAGTTCGACTCCTCGACGTCAATCACATAGTTCAGCGATTCAGCGTTTTGCATATTGGATTCCGGTCCTTTTCAATTCACTACATTCCTTAAGGGTAGTCCCAACAGGGCATTTCGGCACGCCTGACTTCCCTTTACTCGCATATCCGTAAGGCCTTCCTCGGAATAAAAAGCCGAATGGGGATTCAGAATGACCCGATCGTGGCAAGGATTTTGGGGATCGCGCCAGGCCAGCACGAGTGGATTCTCTGGTTCGGGAGGTTCATCGGCCAGAACATCGATTCCAGCCCCCGCGAGCCGTCCACTGGCAATCGCTTGCGGGATAATTGTGGTATCGACGATGGCTCCCCGGGCGGTGTTGACTAAAAAGGATCCTTTCGGCAACAGTTCAATAGTCTGTGCGTTGATCAGATGCCGGGTTTCTGGAGTGAGAGGACAGTGAACGGAAACGGCGTAGGACTGTTGCAGTAACTCTTCGAGAGAGTTTACCCGCTCGACTCCCAGGGCTTTTTCCACCCCGTCGGAGACATAGGGATCGTAAAAGACGACTCGCATGTTGAGCGCTTTGGCCCGCAGGACAAAGGCGGTGCCAATCCGACCGACGCCAATGACGCCACAGGTCTGGCCGCGCAGTCGACGAAGAGGAGCAACCTGAGAATAGGAATATTCTCCCTGGCTGCGGATCAGCCGCTGGTTCAAAAAGGAAATGCCGCGAGTCAGCGATAGAAGCATTCCCAGGGCGGTATCCGCGACTTCTTCGGAGCCGTAATCGGGAACGTTCGCGACCGGAATGCCCTGGGTTCGGGCGAATTTCCAATCCACATTGTCGATACCGACGCCGCAGCGAACGATCAATTTGCAGTTCTTGAGGCGTTCAATGGTCTTCGAGGTGAGGGCCAGATTGTGGTACATCATAATCGCATCGGCCTCATCGATGCGGCCCCAGAGTTCGGCTTCCGCGAACCCGTTGAGCGACTCAACCGTCGCTAAATCGCCGAGAATTTTCTTCTCGGGTTGTAAAGAATCGTGAATAAAGTCGGAGATCACAACTTTCATGAGAATACCGGCCTGCCCAGCGAAAAAGTAAGGATATGCGCTAGGATAAGCGTTCGGGCGGCTATTTCAACGGGAGTAATCGGAAGCCCTATCCCCAACCCCCCTGCCCCCATACCCTTATTGGATAAGCCCTCGTAGCTCAGGGGATAGAGCGGCTGTTTCCTAAACAGTAGGTCACAAGTTCGAATCTTGTCGGGGGCATTGGCGTGAATGAGGATTGGGCGAAAGCTCGGTTCTTTTTTTATGATGAATGGATCTCGAGGTCGACAAACCAACTCTACCCGGGCTATGTGACCGGAGCAGGCTGGAACACTGAGCATCAGCGGCCGCTATCGACGATACGACGGCGGTTTTAGCTTGAGGCGATGAGGGTTCTGCATAACCCACCTCACGGCCAACTCTGCCATACGGTCGGTGTCGCCGGACTTGCGTTTCACCTCAGTAACGATGACCACGGCTTCGGCAATATCTGGTGGTGAAAGTGGCTTGCCACTTTGCATGTGCTCAAGGAATGCGTCGGCCATGCTTTTGTATTCCGCGTCCCAATTAGCCCCGCCATTACGTTTCATTTCGTCGGAGATACGTCCGGAAATGCGAATCACCTCTCCTTGCACGGTTGCTGCGGAGCCTTGCGAAGGGACCAGCAGGTTCCACAGCTCATCATGTTGTGTTTGCCACGTCTTCGCTCGCACAACTATGGGCGAATTGCCGTCGTGAACCTGGCGGCGAGGCACAGGCGTTACCTCGAAGATTTTGTACAGTTCGCCCAGCGCATTGCTCACAGCATCCACATGCTCGGGAGCGAAACCGCTACGGTGAAACTCGAAGCGCTTGCCGATTTCTTCGACGAATCCCGGCATGCGATGAGTTTTCTCCGCTCCAGCCTCTAGACAGACTTTCGCGAGCGTCACCATGTTTTCGATGTCAATATTGTTGCAGCTACGCAAGGCCAATTCGAGCGGCGTCAGCTTGTCACGATTAAGTTCATTAACACGGGCACCGTGCTGAAGCAACAACAGGGCATGACCCACGTTGTGTGAATCGGCTGCTGCATGGAGCGGCGTGCCAACCGAACTGGTGGCCTTGTTAACGTCGGCGCCTAATTCCAGCAGTACGTTGAGGCGACTCCGCCGGCTTCTCGCGCGATGATGAAGCGGTGTATTGCTCCAGCTATCAGTTGCGGATAAGTCCGCTCCTTGAGCTACCGGCCACCGTGCTAGGTCATCGGGGCACTTGTCGAAGGCAAGCGCCGTCTGTTTGCTGTATCCACCACGAGCGTCGATTTCACAGATGTCGAATACGGCTTTGAGCTCGGCTACAGTCCCCTTTTCCAGCAAAACTTCAAATTCCTTTGGAAGTGTTTTTCTTTTCGCCTTTGCCATGCGCTAGGTCACTACTTTGAATGAAGCTGCGTAATGCAACCGGCGCCGGTAACATTTTGGAGCGTCGATCAGTATAAAGCAGGGTGATAGGCAAGACGCCGGCACGTTGCCTAAGTTGTACAAGCACGGGACAAGAAAAATCAGGTTTCACGAACTTCCGGTGCTCTTCTTGCCTTCTTCGGGCCGACACGCCGCTTGCAGTTGGGCCTAGCCATGGAAGTAGCTAAAATCAAATGACAAATTACCGGTCAGCCATGTAAGTCGAATCGAACTCAAAAAAGCGTAGTCGTCACTTTTTAGCATCTTTCTTTTCTGCAGCTTCGGGCAAATTTCGATATTTCTCAAACCATTTCAATGTGTGAGCCACCTTGGCGATCATTTGGCTCGGCCTGGCGCCAATGTTATGGGATGCACCGGGAATACGCACCAGGGCCGTATCGATCTTGCGAAGCCTCAAGGCCTGATAAAACTGCTCCGACTCGGACATGGGAGTGCGGAAATCGACTTCGCCGGTCATCAGCATCGTCGGCGTTGTCACATTGCCCACGAGCGAGATCGGCGAACGTTTCAGATACTCCTCGGGTTTCTCCCATGGGTGCGTTCCGAACCAGTAGGGGCCGAAGAAAGAATACTCGTCGGCGGTTAACACAAAGCTATACCAGTTGATGACCGGTTTGCTGGCGACGGCGGCCTTAAAACGTTTCGACTTGCCGACTATCCAAGCCGTCAAAGCGCCGCCTCCGCTGCCGCCAGTCACAAACAAGTTATCTTTATCGACGTAGCCTTTCGCCAGGAGTGCATCGACACCGGACATCAAGTCGTCGTAATCGTTACCGGGATATTTGCCGTTGATTTGTTGAGCGAACTCCTCGCCGTAGCCGGTGCTGCCGCGCGGATTGGTGTAGAGAACAACGTAACCGGCGGCAGCATAAAGTTGTATTTCGGCACTGAAACGCTCGCCGTAGTTGGCATAAGGGCCGCCATGAATCTCCAGAATTAAGGGATACTTCTTCTTGGCATCGAAATGAGGCGGCTTGACAATCCAACCCTCGATCTCTCGATTATCGTGGCTGGACTTGTATTGAATGCGTTCCACCTGCCCGAGCGTTTTGTGGCCGAGTAAGTTTTCGTTCAAGCGGGTCACTATTCGCTTGGCAGTGGGCGTAAGCACTCCCAGCTGAGCCGGAAATGCAGGTCGAGTCGTCGTAAAAGCCAATGTGCCATTATCAGAAAGAGTAAAACTTCCTCCCGAGTAAGGGCGACCGAAATCCTCACCGCCGAGGTCGGCCGCGAGAGACTCTATCTTTCCATCGATCGAAACGAAGTCAATTCGGGTGGTGCCGTGATCTTCGTACAGGAAGTAGACGCCGCTACCGTCTTTACGCCAGAGAGGAGAATGTATATCTCGATCCAGCTTGCCGGCAAGAAGCTTGCTCCCGGTGCCATCACGATTCATGATGTAAAGATGATGAGATTGATAACCCTTATGCTCGTCATCGAATCCAATGTAGGCGATCTGCTTCCCGTCGGCGGAAATAGCTGGTTGCGAATCGGGTCCCTTTCGATCGGTCAGCGCCCGGATCTTTCTATCGGCGAGAGTTAATTCGTAAATTTCGCTATTGAGAGGATCGTAGTCGCCGTCGGGGTGTCGATTCGCCGAGCAGAGAAAAGCTTTACTATCAGGGGTCCAAACCGGTGCGACGTGGTCGTAGGGGCCGCTCGTGAGCTGTCGCGCGGCACCGCCTTCGGCGGATACGGAGAACAACTGCATATGTTCGTCTTTCAAATAACCTTCGCCATCCGCGCGGTAGAGGAGTTTTTGGATTACCTTGGGGGGAGCAGACCATTCTGCACCCTCGGGCTTTTCCGGCATTTCCGCAAATGCCTCAGATTTTTCCGGGACCGTCATGGCGAAGGCTATCCATTCTCCGTCCGGTGACCAAACGGCATTCGCAGGTGCGGAAGTAAGATTCGTAAGTTTGGCCGTCTGTCCACTATCCATCCAGCGGCAATGAATTTGCGGCGTGCCGCTTGAACTGGAAATGTAAAGCAACTTCTTGCCGTTAGCCGACCAGCGCGGCGAGAAATCGTTTTGCGTTCCAGATGTCAAAGGCCGAGGATCCGTACCGTCACTGTTGACGATCCATAAATTGGATCGGCGCTTATCCTTCATGATGTCCAAGAAATTGCGAACATAGACGACCTGTTTGCCATCCGGCGAAATTTGCGGGTCCGATGCATATTCGAGCCGAAACACATCCAGGGGGCGGAAGATTTCATCTCCAGGATTTTCGTCGCCTGCCTTTGACGGGGTTTGCAACAAAAAACATAGTATTCCAAGAATCCCGATGGCATACATTTTCATAACAACTCCGATGCCAGCTACTTGTGAAAAGTTTCGAGTGATTAACCCTCTTTACTTGTATGCGCATTATGGCGGATTACAGTCATGAACCGCTAAATCAAATTTTATTACAACAAATCTTTACTCGTCTCAAAGTCTTTTCCATTTCGGCGAGCGGCACGGACCGGATCCTCCCGTTTGTCCTAACTTGTAATCCGAGATTGCGTCCAAGGCCTCCTGGACGGAGGTCCCCATACAATCGACAATCTCATCTACTCTTTGTCGAGAACAGTCGTTCGCATCAAGTCGATAACTCCTTCAGTACCTCCTCTTTGACCTTACCTCGCCGGTGAGAATATTCGATGGGCTATCTCCCGCAAAATGAAACCACCCGGACCGAGCACAAAAAAGAGAAATACGAATACGGCCAACGCGATGTCCCAACGGCGTTTGCGCGGCTTATGTTGGTGGGTTGGATCGGGTTGGGCAATGACTTCCCTCCGCTCCGGAATCCGGCTTTCTGCTTCCCTCGGCTTATCAGTAACCGGTGTAATTACCGGAGTCGACTCGGTTTGTCCGGTCTGTAAAGCCGCCAGACCCTGACCGAGCAAATCCGCGACTTCCTGGGCCGTTCCGATCCGCTCTTCCGGATTTTTGGCATGTAACCGGGCGATCAGATCGCATAGCCATTGCGGAACTTCGGGAATGATCTCCCGGATGTCCCGCGGCGTATCCTCGGCCACCCGTTTTAACACCGCGAGTGCACTGCGGGCTCGAAACGGCGTCCGCCCGGAGCACATGGTGTAAAGCACGCTGCCTAGGCTGAACAGGTCCGCGCGATGATCGAGCTTGTCGCCATGCGCCTGCTCGGGAGCCATGTACATGGGTGTCCCGGCGATAATGCCGGACTGGGTCAGGCTGGCATCGTCGGCCGTTCTCGCCAGGCCGAAATCAGTGATTTTGATCGATAATTGGGCTCCCGATTCGATCAGGATATTCCCCGGTTTGATGTCGCGGTGAATCAGCCCCTGAGCATGGGCAGCCTCCAACCCTTCGGCAATTTGTTTCCCGAAGAGAAGCACTTCCTCGAGTTCCAACGGGCCTGTTCGGTCGAGCCGTTGCTGCAGAGTTTCTCCAGGGATGAACTCCATCACCAGATAGGGGATGGGATCTTCTTCCACCGCATACACTTGAACGATATGCTCGTGCCGCACCCGGGCCGAGGAGCGGGCTTCGCGTAAGAATCGCTTACGGGCGGGTGAAGCGACCGCCAGATGAGGGGCCATCACCTTGACCGCCACCACCCGTTGCAAGGTTTCGTCCAAGGCTCGAAAAACGATCCCGAAACCTCCGCGTCCCAAGACTTCCAGAACTTCGTAGTGTCCGATGCGGCCGAGCGATCCCGACCTCTCGGAAGGACGGAGGAAGGTCATCGTTTCCTTCAAATCGTCGGAGCCACTCTCCGGTCCGGTCAGGTCCTGCGTTAACAGATTAGCGGGACTGGCCGCGGGGACCGGCGAATTCTCCAGAAACCCTCCCGCTTTGTCGTGGGCCCGGAGGAGATTTTCGATCCGCTGGTGAAGCTCCGGATTTCCTGCACAAACTTCCTCGAGATAGTGAGTTCGGGACGCTGGATCGGCTTTTTCGAGGGCGGCGGCAAAGATGGTTTCATCGGTCATGGCTGGCTCCTAGGGAAGGTCCTGTTACCAACAATGCGAGAAGCCAATCGGAATTGGCTCAGGAATTTTCCAATTTTTCTTGGGTCCCGCCCATGGCCTCGAAGAGCCACGCCTTACTGTAATTCCAGTACCGTTTGGCGGTCGCCGGAGAGATGCCAAGGGAATCGGCCGCCTGTTCTATGGTCAATCCGGCGAAGTAGCGGAGTTTCACCAATTCCGCCTTTTGGGGATCGACTGCCCAAAACCGGTTCAGGGCTTCATCGAGCGCTAAAAGATCTTCGGGGACTTCCGGCATTTCGATGTCGATTTCCCCCACATCGCAACGCTTGAAATCGCCGCCATGTTTCTCCGCCCGCTTGCGGCGAGCGGCATCGACCAGGATGCGGCGCATCGCTTCCGCGGCCGCGGCAAAAAAATGAGCCCGGTTTTCCCAGCGACTCTCGTCCACCGGACCAATCAACCGAAGGTAAGCCTCGTGGACGAGAGCGGTGGCCGTGAGGGTGTTGCCGGGATTTTCCGAGAGCATCCGCGCCGTCGCGAGTTTACGCAATTCTTCGTAGACGAGGGGAAGCACTTCCGCCGCGGCCTGACGGTCGCCGGTTGACGCAGCTTCCAGAAGTACTGTGACATCGGTCATGCTTCCCTTTCTAGGAGTTTTCCCGAGCCGAAGGAGAGTTACGGCCTGAGCCGCGAAAACCGGGCGGAACGGTTTTCGAGTCGAGCCCTTCCTTTTGCAGTGGAAGGGATCTCGTTCAGGAACTGCTGGAAGCCTGCCTTCTCACGAAGTGGCCGCTCCCCGCAATTGCTTTCCCGGACTGAATCGATTAGACTAAGAGGACCTGCCGAGAAGTTTCCGTTTACTGGCTTTTGCGATTACGACTTCTGTCCCGCTGAATTGATCGACTTTCATTCGTTGTCTTTGCGAATCTCCCCCGGACGATCCGACCGTTTTTCCAGTTTCGGATCCTAAGAGAAGAATCATGCGATCCTCTCCCGCGCTTCTTCTGTTGCTTTTACTTGCTCCCGGTCTGGGGTGGCTTGCGGGGGATTTTTCGGCCTTACCTCTCCTCGCCCAGTCGAAAGAGACGGGAAAAGAATCGCCCGCTTCTGATTTTTGGTCCTTTCAGCCGATCCGCCGCCCGAAGATTCCCACCCCTCCCACGGAAGATAGAACTTGGGTTCGCACTCCCATCGATGCTTTTATTCTGGATACACTGCACGCGCACGGTTTACGCCCTTCCCCGGAAGCGAGCAAACGAGTGCTCGCGCGGCGCGTCTCTCTCGACCTGACGGGGCTTCCTCCGACTCCTAAAGAATTGGAAGATTATCTCCGCGATTCCTCCCCCGAGGCATATGAGAAACTCGTCGATCGCCTGCTCGCTTCGCCGCACTATGGCGAACGCTGGGCCAGGCACTGGCTCGATATCGCGCATTACGCCGATTCCCATGGCCAGGATCAGGATCGATTTCGCCCGAATGCCTGGCCCTACCGAGATTATCTCATTCGCTCCTTTAACGCCGACAAACCGTACGCGCGACTGACACAAGAACAGATCGCGGGCGATGTTCTCTTCCCGGATAACCCCGAAGCTCTGCTCGCTACGGGATTTCTGGCTGCCGGTCCCTGGGACGAGAGCGGCCTGCGCGACATCAACGAAAACTCGATCGATCGCCAAGTCGCCCGGTATCTGGATCGCGACGACATCGTCACTTCCACCATGACCACTTTTATGGGGCTGACGGTTCACTGTGCCCGCTGTCACGATCACAAATTTGATCCAATCTCTCAGGCGGAGTATTACGGTCTTCAGGCCGTATTTGCGGGAATCGACAAGGCGGAACGGCCTTATGATCCCGACCCGAAGGTGGCCGTGCAGCGCCGGGAGTTGAACGCGGAGTTGGAACGAATTCGAAGCTTAAAGGGCCGGACGGATAAAACTTTGTTGACGCCGGAAAGGCAAAAGGCCGTCGCGGCGTTCGAGCAGCAAAGAAAAGCCGCCACGTCCGCCTGGTTCGTACCGGTGCCGGAAACCTGGCAAGCGCAAAAAGGGTCGTCCTTGCGGGCCTTACTCGATCGTTCGATTCTGGCCGTGGGCCCAACTCCCGAAAAAGATACCTACACGATCACGCTTTCGACCGATCAGATCGGGATCACGGGCGTACGGCTCGAACTGTTATGCGACGACACGCTTCCTCACCTGGGACCGGGCCGGGCCAGTAATGGCAATCTCCATCTCTCGGAGATTCGAATCCGGGTCCATCCTCTCGGAAAACCCGACCAGGTCAAGCTCGTGCGGGTGAAAACGGCCCGGGCCGATTTCAATCAGGCCGATTGGGGCATCGAGAAAGCCATTGACCAGATTCCTTCCACGGCCTGGGGTATCCATCCGGAGGAAGGGAAACCGCACACCGGCGTCTTCGCCTTTGAAAAACCCGTCGGATTTGAGGGAGGAACAATATTTCAAATCGAGCTCGATCAAATCCATGGCGGCGGCCATTTGATCGGAAGATTCCGACTGGGGCTCACCACAAGTAAGAATTTGCTCGAGATCGCGGCTCCGCTTCCAGAACCGATTGCTGCCCTGCTGGCCTTGCCGGAGACCCAGAGAGCCGACCTGCAACGTTGTGAACTTTCGCGCTGGTTGTGGGAAAATCAGCTCTCCCGGGAATGGGACAGCCTTCCCCCGCAATCCCGAATCTATTGCGGTACCAACCAGTTCCCGAGTGAAGGCAGTTTTCGCCCAGCCACGACTCCGCGCCCGGTCCATATCCTCAAGCGCGGTGAGATCAGCCGACCGGGCGCCCTGGCGACCCCGGCGGCCCTGGAAGCTCTGGCCGAAGTGAAAACTGCCTTCGTTCTGAAGAATCCCCAGGACGAAGGACAACGGCGGGGCGCCCTGGCGAAATGGATCACCGATCGGGAGAATCCGCTGTTCTGGCGTGTCCTCGTCAACCGGATCTGGCATTACCATTTTGGCAAAGGGATCGTCGATACCCCCAACGATTTCGGGAAGATGGGCGGACCTCCTTCCCATCCCGAACTGCTCGATTGGCTGGCCACTGAGTTCCGCGACCAGGGCGGATCGCTGAAGAAGTTGCACAAAATGATCGTTCTGAGCAGCACCTATCGGCAAGCCGTCTCCTCCAATCCGGAAGCGGAGCAGAAAGACGCCGACAATCGACTGCTCTGGCGAATGAACCGCGGCCGGCTCGATGCCGAGTCGTTGCGCGATAGCGTGCTCCGGATCAGCGGCCGACTCGATGAAAAAATGTACGGGCCGCCGGTCAAACACTTTCTCACTCAGCCCGGAATCCATGTCACCCCGACGGCCGATTACGAGCAGTTTGACGTCGATTCTCCCGAGGCTTCCCGACGCAGCGTCTATCGCTTTCTATTCCGAACCCGCCCCGATCCCCTGTTGGAAGCGCTCGATTGCCCGGATGCCTCGCAGTCGGCGCCCGTCCGAAATACTTCCGTCAGCGCTACCCAGGCGCTCGTGCTCTGGAACGACAAATTCATTCTCAAACAGTCTGAGCATCTTGCGAAACTGGCGGAGCAATCGGCCTCCGATTCCGCCGGGAGATTGGAATTTATCGCGCAGCGCGTGCTCCTGAGAAATCCGACCACGGAGGAAGTGAAATTGTGGGGAGAGTATGCCCGGCATCACGGTTGGGCCAACCTCTGTCGGGTGCTGTTCAACTGCAGCGAATTTCTGTTCATCGATTAAGGGGAGGGAGCGATGGTGCCGCACCGACGGGAATTCCTGGCCACCGGCTTCGGCGGCATGGTGCTCTCCCACCTTCTGGCCGGGGAGCAGAGTGCAAAACCCAAAGCGGAGTTCAACGGCGGCCTGCACCACCCGGCCAAAGCGAAACGGGTTTTGCAGATTTTTCTCAATGGCGGCATGAGCCAGATGGACACTTTCGATTACAAGCCTGGCCTGGAGAAGAGACATGGCCAGCAAATCGATTTGGGGTTGAAGGCGACCGCGACGGGAACCCCCGGGCCACTGATGAAATCCCCCTTCCCCTGGAAACAGCATGGCCAATCCGGTCGCTGGGTCACAGACGTTTTTCCGTACCTCGCCGGTTGCGTGGACGATCTGGCCTTTCTGATGGCCATGGCTTCCAAATCGAATGTGCACGGCCCGGCCAGCTACCTGCAGACGACGGGATTTCTGCTACCCGGTTTTCCCTGTGCCGGAGCCTGGGTCAGTTACGCGCTGGGTCGGCTGACCGACAACCTGCCGACTTTTGTCGTGCTGCCCGACGCACGCGGGCTCCCCTACAACGGCATGGGAAATTTCTCGGCCGGTTTTCTTCCGGCCTCCCATCAGGCCACGGTGGTGAATCCGGCGGCTCCAATTCCGATTCCCGATCTGGCGCCACCGACCGCCAGTAAATTCGTCACCCCCGAAGCGAGCGCGGAGGGTTTGAAACTGTTGAAACGAGTCAACGAGTCGTATGCCCAGGATCGCGTCGGAGATTCCCGGTTGACTTCCCGTCTGGAAAGTTACGAACTGGCCGCACGTCTGCAATTGTCGGCTCCGGAGGCCTTCGATCTGTCGAAAGAAAGCTCATCCCTTCGCGAAAAATATGGGACGGCGCGAAACGGAGCCGAGGGAGCTTTCTCCCGGAACTGCTTGATCTCCCGGCGCCTCCTGGAACGGGGAGTCCGCTTCGTGCAACTCTGGAGCGGCGCGGGGGGACCCAGCAATAATTGGGACAACCATAGCAATATCCCCAAGGAACTGCCGCCGATCGCCCGTCAGGTCGATCAGCCGGTGGCCGCCCTGCTCGCCGACCTGAAATCTCGCGGTTTACTGGACGATACTCTGGTGATTTTTACGACTGAATTCGGGCGGATGCCGGTCACTCAAAACGGCGTCGGTAGAGATCACAACGGCGGCACTTTCGTCACCTGGTTGGCCGGGGCGGGGATCAAAAAAGGCGTCGCCTACGGCGCCAGCGACGAATTCTCCTACCTGGCGGAACGGGAGAAAACGACCTGCTACGATCTTTACGCGACCGTTCTGCATCTGTTAGGCATCGATCACGAGAAGTTGACGGTGCGGCACAACGGCATCGACCGGCGTCTGACCGATGTGCATGGAGAAGTGATCCGGCCGATCCTGGCGTAAGCGGAGAGGCTTTCCAGGGCGCTTTCGCAGGGTTCGCCTAACGGCCAGGGAATCCAAAACAAATCGACGACCGAGAGGCGAACCTTTATCATCCGACTGCTTGTTGTCCGTCTTTCTCCATAAACTGGACCAGAGAAACAGGGATGGCTCAAGCGGATATTCAGGAGGGATCGCATGTCGGTCATCTGCTTCTTCGTAGCGATTCTGATCATAGGTATCGTCTTTCTGGACACCTTCGAAGCGATGATCCTGCCACGTCGGGTCCGTCATCCGTATCGCCCCGCCCGGGTTTTTTACCGCTCCTCCTGGACCGTTTGGAGCCTGCTCGCGGATCGCATCGCGCAAAGCCGAACGCGGCAGGCCTTTTTGAGTATCTTCGGTCCCCTGTCGATGTTCGTTCTGATTATCGTCTGGGCGATTGGATTGATTTTCGGTTTTGCGCTGTTGCACTGGTCGCTGGGAACTCCGCTCGGGACACCGGCGAATACTAGTATCCGCCTGACGACCTATGTCTACTTCAGCGGGACGACTTTCTTCACGCTGGGCTACGGCGACGTGGTACCGATCGGGATGATTGGCCGAAGTTTGAGCATTATGGAATCGGGGATTGGATTTGGTTTTCTGGCGCTCGTGATCAGCTATCTGCCCGTCTTATATCAAGCATTCTCCCGCCGGGAAATTATTATTTCCCTCCTGGATGCCCGGGCCGGTTCGCCGCCGAGCGCTGGAGAGTTTCTACGCCGAGCATCCGAAGCACGCAGCCTGATGAATCTGGGCCCCCTCTTGATCGAGTGGGAGCGCTGGGCCGCGGAATTACTCGAAAGCCATCTATCCTTTCCGGTGCTGCGGTTTTATCGTTCGCAGCACGACAACCAGTCCTGGCTGGCCGCACTAACTATGATCCTGGATTCGACCGCCTTCCTGATTGCCAATTCGGAAGAGCCCGAGGGGTATCAGGCGCGCTTGACCTTTGCGATGGCCCGACACGCGGCCGTGGATCTCGTGCTGGTTTCGCAAACCACGCCTTCGCCCCTGGAGATCGATCGCTTACCGCCAAGTTCACTGAAGTTTTTGAGCGAC
The genomic region above belongs to Telmatocola sphagniphila and contains:
- a CDS encoding ECF-type sigma factor; protein product: MTDVTVLLEAASTGDRQAAAEVLPLVYEELRKLATARMLSENPGNTLTATALVHEAYLRLIGPVDESRWENRAHFFAAAAEAMRRILVDAARRKRAEKHGGDFKRCDVGEIDIEMPEVPEDLLALDEALNRFWAVDPQKAELVKLRYFAGLTIEQAADSLGISPATAKRYWNYSKAWLFEAMGGTQEKLENS
- a CDS encoding serine/threonine-protein kinase; translated protein: MTDETIFAAALEKADPASRTHYLEEVCAGNPELHQRIENLLRAHDKAGGFLENSPVPAASPANLLTQDLTGPESGSDDLKETMTFLRPSERSGSLGRIGHYEVLEVLGRGGFGIVFRALDETLQRVVAVKVMAPHLAVASPARKRFLREARSSARVRHEHIVQVYAVEEDPIPYLVMEFIPGETLQQRLDRTGPLELEEVLLFGKQIAEGLEAAHAQGLIHRDIKPGNILIESGAQLSIKITDFGLARTADDASLTQSGIIAGTPMYMAPEQAHGDKLDHRADLFSLGSVLYTMCSGRTPFRARSALAVLKRVAEDTPRDIREIIPEVPQWLCDLIARLHAKNPEERIGTAQEVADLLGQGLAALQTGQTESTPVITPVTDKPREAESRIPERREVIAQPDPTHQHKPRKRRWDIALAVFVFLFFVLGPGGFILREIAHRIFSPAR
- a CDS encoding C-terminal binding protein, with amino-acid sequence MKVVISDFIHDSLQPEKKILGDLATVESLNGFAEAELWGRIDEADAIMMYHNLALTSKTIERLKNCKLIVRCGVGIDNVDWKFARTQGIPVANVPDYGSEEVADTALGMLLSLTRGISFLNQRLIRSQGEYSYSQVAPLRRLRGQTCGVIGVGRIGTAFVLRAKALNMRVVFYDPYVSDGVEKALGVERVNSLEELLQQSYAVSVHCPLTPETRHLINAQTIELLPKGSFLVNTARGAIVDTTIIPQAIASGRLAGAGIDVLADEPPEPENPLVLAWRDPQNPCHDRVILNPHSAFYSEEGLTDMRVKGSQACRNALLGLPLRNVVN
- a CDS encoding S9 family peptidase, whose translation is MKMYAIGILGILCFLLQTPSKAGDENPGDEIFRPLDVFRLEYASDPQISPDGKQVVYVRNFLDIMKDKRRSNLWIVNSDGTDPRPLTSGTQNDFSPRWSANGKKLLYISSSSGTPQIHCRWMDSGQTAKLTNLTSAPANAVWSPDGEWIAFAMTVPEKSEAFAEMPEKPEGAEWSAPPKVIQKLLYRADGEGYLKDEHMQLFSVSAEGGAARQLTSGPYDHVAPVWTPDSKAFLCSANRHPDGDYDPLNSEIYELTLADRKIRALTDRKGPDSQPAISADGKQIAYIGFDDEHKGYQSHHLYIMNRDGTGSKLLAGKLDRDIHSPLWRKDGSGVYFLYEDHGTTRIDFVSIDGKIESLAADLGGEDFGRPYSGGSFTLSDNGTLAFTTTRPAFPAQLGVLTPTAKRIVTRLNENLLGHKTLGQVERIQYKSSHDNREIEGWIVKPPHFDAKKKYPLILEIHGGPYANYGERFSAEIQLYAAAGYVVLYTNPRGSTGYGEEFAQQINGKYPGNDYDDLMSGVDALLAKGYVDKDNLFVTGGSGGGALTAWIVGKSKRFKAAVASKPVINWYSFVLTADEYSFFGPYWFGTHPWEKPEEYLKRSPISLVGNVTTPTMLMTGEVDFRTPMSESEQFYQALRLRKIDTALVRIPGASHNIGARPSQMIAKVAHTLKWFEKYRNLPEAAEKKDAKK
- a CDS encoding ankyrin repeat domain-containing protein produces the protein MAKAKRKTLPKEFEVLLEKGTVAELKAVFDICEIDARGGYSKQTALAFDKCPDDLARWPVAQGADLSATDSWSNTPLHHRARSRRSRLNVLLELGADVNKATSSVGTPLHAAADSHNVGHALLLLQHGARVNELNRDKLTPLELALRSCNNIDIENMVTLAKVCLEAGAEKTHRMPGFVEEIGKRFEFHRSGFAPEHVDAVSNALGELYKIFEVTPVPRRQVHDGNSPIVVRAKTWQTQHDELWNLLVPSQGSAATVQGEVIRISGRISDEMKRNGGANWDAEYKSMADAFLEHMQSGKPLSPPDIAEAVVIVTEVKRKSGDTDRMAELAVRWVMQNPHRLKLKPPSYRR